A part of Astatotilapia calliptera chromosome 15, fAstCal1.2, whole genome shotgun sequence genomic DNA contains:
- the LOC113006656 gene encoding chromogranin-A: protein MIGRGLFLLTILSSCVLSLPVTSSQLENEDVKVMKCIVEALADVLSRPHPMPVSQECLATLKTDDRLVTILRHQNFLKEMQEIAAQGGRGRADTPTAAAPTLQATDDVPDRSMLEALGGPGERSILSKRTGAGKDEKEAGMEDGELQGDNEAEEVQVKRESDESPGSHVSESAEEWREGEDEKREEDEEGYDKKRAEEISEEESKDDGSDEKRDARRKKSKDETSDEEEEMTKRISLFHKNKGKEEGRQEETKRGNRESLQRWTKATKPLLLKKKAATKEEQHEVPHHSKEIAEEKEEKKRNAQKSPEEKELQMIARRAPEERRGLEEEGSASRKSEEPEIESLAAIESELENVAQKLHELRRG from the exons ATGATCGGGAGAGGACTGTTCCTTTTGACAATCCTGTCTAGCTGCG TCCTTTCATTGCCAGTGACTTCGAGTCAGCTGGAGAATGAGGACGTAAAG GTGATGAAATGCATCGTGGAGGCGCTGGCAGATGTCCTATCGAGGCCACACCCCATGCCTGTCAGTCAGGAGTGTTTGGCCACACTGAAGACAG atGACCGACTTGTTACTATCCTTCGTCATCAAAACTTTCTGAAGGAGATGCAGGAGATCGCTGCTCAAG GTGGTCGGGGGAGAGCTGATACGcctacagcagcagcaccgaCCCTTCAGGCTACAGATGATGTCCCTG ATCGATCCATGTTGGAGGCTTTAGGAGGCCCCGGCGAACGATCTATCCTGTCCAAGAGGACGGGAgctggaaaagatgaaaaggaagCAGGCATGGAAGACGGCGAGTTGCAGGGGGACAATGAAGCTGAAGAAGTGCAGGTGAAACGGGAGAGTGATGAAAGCCCGGGAAGCCACGtctctgagtctgcagaggagTGGCGGGAGGGCGAGGATGAAAAGagggaggaagatgaagaaggCTATGACAAGAAGCGAGCAGAGGAGATTTCAGAAGAGGAGAGCAAAG ATGATGGATCGGATGAGAAGAGAGACGCACGCAGAAAGAAATCAAAAGACGAAACATCCGATGAAGAGGAAGAGATGACCAAGAGGATCTCACTCTTCCATAAAAACAAGGGCAAAGAGGAAGGACGTCAGGAGGAGACAAAGCGAGGGAACAGGGAGAGCTTACAGCGGTGGACCAAGGCAACCAAGCCTTTGCTGCTGAAGAAGAAAGCAGCCACAAAGGAGGAGCAACATGAAGTGCCTCATCATTCAAAAGAGATAgcggaggaaaaggaggagaagaaaagaaatgctcAGAAGAGTCCAGAGGAGAAGGAGCTGCAGATGATTGCTCGAAGAGCAccggaggagaggagggggttGGAGGAAGAAGGGAGCGCCAGCAGAAAGTCAGAG GAGCCTGAGATTGAAAGTCTGGCAGCCATCGAGTCAGAGCTTGAAAATGTTGCCCAGAAACTCCATGAGCTGCGGCGAGGCTGA